In Lentibacillus amyloliquefaciens, one DNA window encodes the following:
- a CDS encoding carboxymuconolactone decarboxylase family protein, protein MFFSILSNLLCGLTDVCWFWAYKASHKDHLNKLKDLVPDQAQAFADYNAGVFKEGALSKKEKEIIAVSVAHVTQCPYCIDTHTKNAKKEGAELGELVEAVMVTSAVEAGGAITHSTNMHNALSDEAGDTLYERSNLKNLNQLGKHAKDGFQGYSGFNQAAMQEGKLSKKFKEIVAVAVGHATLCPYCIDVHTKNADKQGATNEELAEAVLVASALLAGGSYAHMVNMIESFSEE, encoded by the coding sequence ATGTTTTTTTCCATTTTAAGTAACCTACTTTGCGGGTTAACCGATGTTTGCTGGTTCTGGGCCTATAAGGCAAGTCATAAAGACCATTTAAACAAGCTGAAGGATCTTGTGCCGGATCAGGCACAGGCTTTTGCGGATTACAATGCAGGCGTGTTCAAAGAAGGTGCACTATCCAAAAAGGAAAAAGAAATCATTGCGGTTTCAGTTGCTCATGTCACGCAATGTCCGTATTGCATTGATACCCATACCAAGAACGCCAAAAAAGAAGGGGCAGAACTCGGTGAGCTGGTGGAAGCTGTTATGGTTACCTCTGCCGTTGAGGCCGGCGGTGCTATAACACACAGCACAAACATGCATAATGCCCTTTCTGACGAAGCAGGTGATACGTTGTATGAGCGTTCAAATTTGAAAAACCTTAACCAATTAGGCAAACATGCAAAAGACGGTTTTCAGGGTTATTCCGGATTCAATCAGGCCGCCATGCAAGAAGGAAAATTAAGCAAAAAGTTCAAGGAAATCGTAGCAGTAGCCGTTGGCCATGCGACACTTTGTCCATATTGCATTGATGTTCATACGAAAAATGCTGACAAGCAGGGTGCAACCAACGAAGAATTGGCTGAAGCAGTATTGGTTGCTTCCGCATTGCTTGCCGGCGGTTCGTACGCACATATGGTCAATATGATCGAAAGCTTCAGTGAGGAGTAA
- a CDS encoding IS4 family transposase: MDNHTLLSSFGKWVAPINIEKLTEQITQTGQDRYTKKFTTYSYIKLLLLSHLEEVESLHAMSDTLFDDEVQQELGLGSISVSQLSRKHRTVDPNLLAVIFYQLVDQIRHSQPGRTVMPVKIIDSSTIPLNLTNHPWATFRKTKGGVKLHLRLMFMENGSSYPEYANITTANEHDRSQLEVLVDDKEATYVFDRGYIDYERFDRMTDDGYFFVSRLKKNSITRTIKSFEVEQGSTIVTDQMVAVGGPTKRMDNLFRLIEVDDTKGNRLRLITNRFDLKASEISDMYRSRWTIELFFKWLKQHVKIKHFYGHSETAVMNQIFLALIVYCLHVLIQLETESRKTILQISRLLKAKLWKNCRHWLRRISGIP, translated from the coding sequence ATGGACAATCATACACTATTATCATCATTTGGTAAATGGGTTGCACCCATTAATATTGAAAAACTTACAGAACAAATTACGCAGACCGGGCAAGATCGCTACACGAAAAAGTTTACGACTTATTCCTACATCAAACTGTTATTATTGTCCCACCTGGAAGAGGTGGAAAGCTTACATGCGATGAGTGATACACTTTTTGATGACGAGGTTCAACAGGAATTGGGGCTGGGTTCAATTAGCGTTTCCCAATTGTCGCGAAAACACCGTACTGTGGATCCCAATTTGTTGGCAGTCATCTTTTATCAATTAGTTGATCAGATACGCCATTCTCAACCGGGTCGAACAGTTATGCCGGTAAAAATCATTGATTCGAGCACGATACCACTCAACCTGACGAATCATCCATGGGCTACCTTCCGTAAAACGAAAGGCGGCGTCAAACTGCACTTGCGGTTAATGTTCATGGAAAATGGTTCTTCTTATCCGGAGTACGCCAACATCACGACGGCCAACGAACACGATCGTAGCCAATTAGAAGTTTTGGTGGACGACAAGGAAGCAACCTACGTATTTGATCGTGGTTACATAGATTATGAGCGTTTTGACCGCATGACGGACGACGGTTATTTCTTCGTCTCCCGGTTGAAGAAAAACTCGATTACACGGACGATCAAGTCCTTTGAGGTGGAACAGGGTTCCACGATCGTTACGGATCAAATGGTAGCTGTCGGTGGTCCAACAAAGCGCATGGATAATCTATTTCGCTTAATTGAAGTCGATGATACAAAAGGCAATCGACTGCGTCTCATCACAAATCGGTTTGATCTAAAAGCCAGTGAAATCAGTGACATGTATCGTTCACGCTGGACGATTGAATTATTTTTCAAATGGCTGAAACAGCACGTTAAAATCAAACATTTTTATGGCCATAGTGAAACAGCTGTGATGAACCAAATCTTTTTAGCGCTGATTGTTTATTGCCTGCATGTGCTCATTCAACTAGAAACAGAGTCCAGGAAAACCATATTGCAGATTAGCCGTTTATTAAAAGCGAAACTGTGGAAGAACTGCCGTCACTGGCTTCGTCGCATTAGCGGCATACCATAA
- a CDS encoding PadR family transcriptional regulator: MVGKNKFTEPSLLILISLAEENRHGYAIMEDIEKNYDIKLGPGTLYGAISRLQKAGYISALETQDRKKPYKLTEEGQVYLSNQIKEIQKVTTLGLKRLGLV; encoded by the coding sequence GTGGTTGGAAAAAACAAATTCACAGAACCTTCATTGTTAATTTTGATAAGCCTTGCAGAAGAAAATCGTCATGGCTATGCCATTATGGAGGACATTGAAAAAAATTATGATATTAAATTAGGTCCAGGAACTTTATATGGAGCAATTTCACGTTTACAGAAGGCAGGATATATAAGTGCTCTTGAAACACAAGACCGTAAAAAGCCTTACAAGCTAACAGAGGAAGGGCAGGTATATTTGAGTAACCAAATTAAAGAAATTCAAAAAGTAACTACACTTGGTTTAAAAAGGCTTGGTTTAGTATGA
- a CDS encoding VOC family protein: protein MSKGLLHHVEIYVTDLKRSIDFWRWYLEELGYSPFQKWESGQSWKIGDTYIVFVQTEERFLDVPYHRCCVGLNHLAFHAESRQHVDDMTEKLKDKGVTILYEKQHPFAGGDDHYAVYFEDPDRMKVELVAP, encoded by the coding sequence TTGTCAAAGGGATTACTTCACCATGTTGAGATTTATGTCACTGATTTAAAAAGGTCAATTGATTTTTGGCGTTGGTATCTTGAAGAATTAGGATACAGCCCGTTTCAGAAATGGGAAAGCGGGCAAAGTTGGAAAATAGGAGATACATACATCGTTTTTGTTCAAACTGAAGAACGGTTTTTAGACGTTCCATATCATAGATGTTGCGTGGGTCTAAATCATTTAGCGTTTCATGCGGAATCGCGTCAACACGTTGATGATATGACGGAGAAATTAAAAGATAAAGGAGTTACTATTCTTTATGAAAAGCAGCATCCATTCGCTGGGGGAGATGACCATTACGCCGTTTACTTTGAAGATCCGGACAGAATGAAAGTGGAGCTCGTAGCACCCTAA